ACCCGCTTCGGGCTTGAGCATGCTGGCCTCCCTCTATATGGGCGCCATGTACGGCGGCTCCATCGCCGCGATACTGTTACGTACTCCGGGCACTCCGGCCGCTGCAGCAACCGTTCTTGACGGCTATCCGATGGCCCAGAACGGGCAGGCGGGCAAGGCACTGGGAGTGTCGCTGACCGCTTCACTGGTCGGCGGGGTCATCAGCAGTATCGCCCTGCTGACCATCGCCCCGATCCTGGGGCAGGTCGCCCTGCAATTCGGTCCGGTTGAACTCTTTGCTGTCGCCGTTTTGGGGCTGACAATTATTGCTTCGCTGTCCCGCGGCTCAACGATCCTCGGGCTGCTTTCCGGCAGTATGGGCGCTCTGCTCGCCATGGTCGGCATGGATAACATCACCGGAGTACCACGCTTTACTTTCGGCAACATCAACCTGTTCGGCGGGATATCTTTCGTTGTCGCTCTGATCGGGCTGTTCTCTATCCCGCAGGCGATCCGCCTGATCGAGAAAAAAGATGATCCGAATCGCAAGGCGGTGGTCAACAGTATCAGCGACAAGATGCTGCCGACCTGGAAAGAATTTAAAAGCATGATCGTAACAATGGTGCGCGGTGGGTTCATCGGCATCTTTACCGGGCTGATTCCCGGCACCGGTGGAGATACCGCTTGCTGGTTTTCTTATAACGAAGCCAAGCGTTTTTCCAAGCATAAGGAAAAATTCGGCACTGGCTATATGGAGGGCGTTGCGGCCGCCGAGTCCGCCAACAACGCGGTGGTCGGGGGAGCGCTGATTCCGACAATCTCGTTGGGTATTCCCGGCAGTTCCTCTGCGGCGGTGTTGATGGGTGGATTGATGGTCCATGGCATCATGCCCGGACCGACCCTGATGACCGACTATGCCGATGTCACCTATACCCTGATCTGGGCCATCATGTTGTCGAATATCGCCATGTTCGTTGTCGGCCTGCTGATGACCCGCATGAGTATTTTTGTGACCAAGGTCAAAGATACCATCATGGCGCCGATGATCATCGTCATGTGCGTTATCGGGTCGTTTTCCATCAACAATAATATTTTTGACGTCATGCTGATGTTCGCGTTCGGCCTGCTCGGGTATGCCATGGACAAACTCAAAATTCCGGCCGCCCCCATGGTTGTCGGTTTGATCCTGGGGAATCTGCTCAATGTCAGTCTGCATCAGTCGCTGCTGATCAGCGGTGGCAGTTGGATGGTTTTCATGCAGAGCCCGATTGCGGCAACCCTGTTGGCCATTGCCCTGCTTTCGATTCTGCAATGTACGCCGTTTTTTTCCTGGATCCCCAGGCTGCTGAAGTTTCGTCCCAGTAAACAAAGAATCAAGGATGTCAGTGAGTAACCCGAATTCCAGCGGGGCAAATTCCTTCCCCCCGCTGGATGAATAGCACCTGTGGTGATGCCATCAGGCATCTCTCGCCCCGCTGCGTGCGGCGGGGTACTTTTTAGCAAACAATGAATTGAAATCCCGGCCAGCCTTAACCCTGACCAGGATCCGGAATTGCATTTATTCAAAGCTTATTTGACGGTAAGGACGTGAGCTTATGTATCAAGTTCAACCTGAAGGATCGACAGATACTTATACGCTGGGCAAAGTCGTGTGCATCGGCAGAAACTATTTTGACCACATCAAAGAACTGGACAACGAGATCCCGGAGCAGCCGGTCCTGTTTATCAAACCGGCGACAAGTATCATTGGCGAAGGCGGCCGGATCGAGATACCCCCTGGGTCCGCAGACTGCCACCATGAACTCGAGCTGGCGGTCCTGATTGGCAAGACCGCAAAAAAAATTGCCGAGCAAGATGCCATGAGCTGTGTCGCAGGATACGGCATTGGGATCGATCTGACCTTGCGCGACATCCAAAGCAACCAGAAGAAAAAGGGCCTCCCCTGGGAGATCGCCAAAGGCTTCGACACCTCCTGCCCCCTGTCCCATTTTGTCGCAGCCTCCAGAATCGACGATCCCCATGACCTGCAAATGACCTTGACCGTTAACGGAGAGGTTCGTCAGGACGGCTCTTCCGCACTGATGATGCGCAAAATCCCCCAGATTATCTCTGCCGCATCTGAGTATTTCACCTTGCTGCCCGGAGATATCGTGCTGACCGGAACCCCGGCAGGGGTCAGCCAGATCAAAAGCGGTGATGTCATTAACGCAAAAATCGACCAGATCGGAGAGCTGAATGTCTCGGTTCTGTGAGCTGGTCCAGAGCTCTTCACCCGAGCTTGCAATGCAATCCAGGGCGAATCATCCATGGCTTTACGCGCAAGAGCTGGTGGTCAGTGTCATGGCTTTCAGCGCGAAACAGGCCAAGATGATTCAACCACGATAACTGTCAGCTCTCCTGCATCACTTCTGCCCGTCGGTCGACATCCCGTTGCCCCTGATGCAGAAGAGCGGCACCCAATGATGTTGTTTTTGAGGAGTTTTCATGTCCAGTAAGCGCGGCGACATTAACAATATTACCGAGGCCTATTACTCAGGCCTGATGAGTTCTTGCGGGTTCAGGCGCAAGGACATCGACAAACCCATTATCGGCATTGTCAATTCCTGGACCGATGTCAATCCGGGACACGAGCCATTGGCCAAACTGGCCGGCCACGTTCGCGAAGGAGTCTGGGCCAACGGCGGCACCCCGGTCGAGTTCAATGTTCCGGCGCCCTGTGACGGAATGGCTCAAGGTATCGGCATGCATTACATTCTGGTCCAACGTGATCTGATTGCCGCGTCCATTGAATCCATGGTCAAAGCGCACGGCTTTGATGGGCTGGTGTTCCTTTGCTCCTGCGACAAAATCGTCCCCGGCATGCTCATGGCCGCGGCCCACATCGATCTGCCTGCCCTGTTTCTGACCGCCGGCGCCATGCAGCCCTACAAAGAGCAGGGCCAAGTCTATGTGACCTGCGACCTGAAAGAAGCCATGGGCAAGCATCGCGTCGGTGATATCGACGACGCGACCATGGAACGTTGGATCACCGGGATGTGCAGCTCCTCGGGAACCTGTTCCATGTTCGGCACCGCCAACACCATGGGCTCCTTTCTGGAGAGCACCGGAATCGCCCCGCTGCGCTCATCAACCATGCTGTTCAGCTCTTCCGCCAAGGTCTGGCAGGCACGCGGGGTTGGGGAACGGATTGTCGATCTGGTCAAGGAAAAGAAAAATTTCCGCTCCTACTTTACCGATGATGCCCTGCAAAACGGCATCAAGTACATTTCCGCCACGGGCGGTTCCACCAACGCCATCCTGCACCTGATTGCGGTTGCAAAAGCGCTGGAAACCTCTTTGCCGCTGCATAAATTTGACGAGGTTCAGGCCTCGGTCCCGGTCATCGCCAAATTCAAGCCATCGTCCCAATACAATATCAATGACTATGACGAAGCCGGCGGGGTTGCCGCAGTCCTGAAGACGATTCAGGGCTTTTTAAACCTCGCTACCGACATGGCCTTTTACGGCACCACCCTGAAAGAGGTTGTCGATAGTGTCCAGGGCCCCGTCAATCGGGAGATCATCCGCGACATCAGCGATCCTCTCGCTGAAGGGGGCTGTTTTTCCATCATCTTCGGCAACCTCGCTCCGCTGGGCGCAGTGGTCAAGAAAACCGGGGTTGATCCCAAGATGTATCATCACCGGGGGCCGGCCGTGGTCTTCAATTCGGAGGAAGATGTCCGGGATTTCATGCTGACCAAACCAGTGGAGCCGGGATCGGTGCTGGTGATCAAGTATGAAGGCCCGAAAGGAGGACCCGGCATGCGGGAAATGTCGATTCCGGCCGCGATGCTGGTCGGGATGGGGCTGCATACCTCGGTGGCCATGATTACCGATGGCCGTTATTCAGGCGCATCAAAAGGCCCCTGCGTTGGACATATCGCTCCAGAGGCCTGGGACAACGGACCGATAGCTGCGGTCGAAGATGGCGATATTATTGAGATCGACCTCAACACGAACTCCATCACTCTGCATGTGCCGGAACAAGAAATTGCCGAACGGCTGAAAAAAGTCATTAAGCCGCAACGGGAGGTTAAAGGTTCGCTGCAGGCTTATCGCCAGGGAGTTGCCGGCTCGGAAGAAGGAGCCGCCTGGCTGTTCCGGTAACGGCAGGTCAAGAGTGTGAGGAATCTGTCATGAATATTTTCAATACCCTGCTCGATCCGATTCCCATTCCGAAGATGGTCAGGGCCAGACAAACCTATCCGCGACCGGTGTCCAGCGATCCCGAGGCGGAGTTTCTGGACAAGCTGCACCGTAGCGGGGTCCTCAGCCGTGTCAAAAGCGGAATGTCGATTGCCATTACGGTCGGCAGCCGGGGAGTCAGCAACCAGCCACTCTTGGTCAGAGCCCTGGTTGCCGAACTTAAAAAGCTCGGCGCCAGCCCCTTTATCATCCCCGCCATGGGCTCGCATGGCGGGGCCACCGCCCCTGGTCAGCAGGAGATGCTGGAAGGGATGGGGGTCTCCGCCGCAGCGATGGGCGCCCCGATCAGAGCAACGATGGAAACGGTTGTTCTGGGTGAAGCAGCTCCCGGATTGCCGGCGCAGATTGACAAATTCGCCCATGAAGCCGACGGCATCATCATTATCAATCGGATCAAACCGCACAGTTCATTTCGCGGTCCCTATGAAAGCGGCCTGGCCAAAATGATCACCATCGGCCTGGGCAAGCAGCGCGGAGCTGAAGCCTGCCATCGCCTGGGCTTCGGGAAAATGGCCGAAAATATCCCGCTTATCGCCAAAAAAGTCATTGCCGAAGCGAATATTCTGTTTGGCATCGGTCTGCTCGAAAATGCCTACCACGAAACCGCCCGGATCGAAGTGATCCCGACTGCGGATATACTGGACCGGGAGCCGGCCCTGCAGGAAGAATCCAAGCAGCTCTGTGCCAGATTGGCGTTCGACCAGTTGGATGTGCTGATCATGGATGAAATCGGCAAGGATATCAGCGGAACCGGCTTCGATACCAATATCGTTGGCCGTTATCACACGCCGTTCATCAGCGGTGGCCCGCGGATCACCAGGGTGGCGGTTCTCGATATCACGGCCCGGAGTCATGGCAATGGCAACGGACTGGGAATCGTCGATATGACCACCAGGCGGGCGTATAAAAAATTCAGCTTTGAGAAAACCTATCCTAACGCACTGACCTCCACCGTTCCCTTGAGCGTTATGATCCCCATGGTGCTGGAAAATGATCGTCATGCCATCCAGGCCGCAATCAGGACCAGTAATGTTTTCGATCAAAGCCAGGTCAGACTGATGAGAATCAAAAACACCAATGAAATGGACGAGGTTGAAATCTCCACAAGCCTGATGAAGGAGGCCGCAGACAGCCCCTTCATCGAAATCATATCGGAGCCATATCCTCTGTCATTCGATACAAATGGCAATCTGTTCTAGCGCCCCGCCTTTTCGAAACCATGCCAGCGGTTTTCGTTTGCAAGGGAGTCAGCGCCGGGACACGGAGCAGTTAACGAAGAACACAAGAATTGACTTATTGAGCGTTCTTGTCTTCTCCATAAAGTGAACAGGAGTATTCATCCAATGGGAAAATTACTAAGGTCCCTTGTCCTCAATCCGGAAGATTCCGTCGCCGTTCTTTTGGAAAAAGGGAGTAAGGGCGATAAAATCAGTGTGGCGGGCGAAGAGATTGAGCTTCGTGAAGATATTGATTTTGCACATAAAGTTCTGATTAAAGATACCGTAAAAAATGGTCCGGTCATGAAATACGGGGTACAGATCGGTTATATGCTGGCGGACACTGTTAAAGGCTACTGGATCCATGGCCACAATATGGGCTGCGACCGGGGAAAAGTCAGAAGGGAGCTGATCAAATGAAATTCATGGGTTATCGCCGTGCTGATGGCAGAATCGGCATCAGAAACCATATCGCCATTATCCCTTCGGTCTTTTGCGCCAATAATGTGGCGGAAAACATTGCCCGCCAGGTCGAGGGAACCGTTGCTCTGCGCCACCCGGTGGGCTGTTCTCAAGTCGGTTTTGACTTAGAGTTAACCGCCCGTACCCTGATTGCCATGGGGAATCACCCCAATGTCGCGGCGGTTGTGGTCATCGGCCTGGGCTGTGAGCGCTTCAAACCGACGGAACTTTACGAGGCCGTCAAAAAAACCGGCAAACCGGTTGAAATGCTGGTGATTCAGGAGGAAGGCGGCTCGTCCAGGACCATCGCCAAAGGGGTCGAGATCGCACGCCGTTTTGTGCAGCAGGAGACCGATCGCCCGCGCGTCGAATGCGATATCTCAGAGCTGACGATTGCCGTGAAATGCGGTGGAACAGACGCCACCAGCGGCCTGGCCGCCAATCCGGTGGTGGGCGCCATGTCCGACCTGCTGGTCGCTCAGGGCGGCAGCACCATCTTGTCCGAGCTCAATGAGCTGATCGGCACTGAAGACATGTTGGCGGGCAGGGCCATAACCCCGGAAATCTCCGCCAAAGTCTACGCCGCTATCTATGGAATCGAAGACAAGCTGCGGTCCGGTTGCGATGAACGCTATGCTGGCCGCAATGAACTGATCTCCCCGGGCAACTACGATGGTGGGGTCAGCAATATTGTCGAAAAGGCCCTTGGTGGCGTCTACAAGGGAGGCACTGCCCCGGTGACGGATGTCCTCGAATACGCCATTCCACCAGTCCCGGACCAGAAAGGCCTGTTTCTCATGAATTATGAGAGCCATGATGGCGAGGTGGTCACCGGAATGATCGGTTGCGGCGCTCAACTGGTGGCCTTTACTTCCGGCCGTGGCACCCCGGCCGGCTTTCCCCTGGCCCCGGTGATCAAACTGACCGGCAACAGTTTCATGTTTGAAAAGATGAACGAAAACTTCGATTTTAATACCGGGGATGTCATCAGCGGTGAAGCCACCATCAAAGAGAAGGGGCAACAGCTTTTTGAGATGGTCATGGCGGTCGCCAATGGCCGGCTCACCGCAGCGGAAAAGTTGTCCTCATACGAACTCTTCTGCGTGGCACGAGCCCTGGGCAATACCAATAACGCGGCATGAAGCCGACTGCCCTTCCGGTATCATAGCGTATTAGCAACAAGGAGAACCGATGAGATTAGCTACCATCAGAATCAAAGGCCTGGAGACCGCGGCCATCGTCCAGGACGAGCTGGTCACCACCCTGGCCAGCATCAATGAACAGCTCGGCTCAGACTGGCCCACCGACATCCTCGCCCTGCTCCAGCAGGACCGCCTTGCACCCCTGAACGCCTGGTATCGTGCCGGCGGCCGGGACCAGGTCGCCGCCCTGTCCGGGCACGCCATTCCCCTGGCCGAGGCCAGCTTCGCTCCGCTCTACCGTACCCCCAGAAAGATCTTCGGCATCGGCCTGAACTATGTCGACCATGCCGCCGACCTGGCGGAGAAGGCCCCGAGCACTGAGCCGGCCAGCTTCTTCAAGCCGGATACCACCATCATCGGGCCGGGCGATGCCATCAAAATCCCGCTGCAGTCCGAAGGCACCACGGCCGAGGCGGAACTGGGCGTGATCTTCGGCAAGGAATGTGTCGATGTCGAACGCGCCGACTGGCTGAGCGTGGTTGCGGGTTTCACCACCATCATCGATATGACCGCCGAGGATATCCTCCGCCGCAACCCGCGCTACCTGACTCTGTCGAAAAGCTTCGAGAGCTTCTTCAGCTTCGGGCCCCAGCTGGTCACCCCGGATGAGATCGAGGACGTCATGCAGCTCAAGGTGGCGACCATCCATAACGGCCGGGTCCATGCCGAGAATGTGGTGGCCAACATGACTTTCCCGCCGGATTTCCTGGTCTCGTTCCATTCCCAGGTCATGAAGATGTACCCCGGCGATATCATCTCCACCGGCACCCCGCGGGCGGTCCATATCAGTCATGGCGATCAGGTCGCCTGCCGCATCGACGGCTTCGCACCGCTGGAGTGCCCGGTCATCGATAAGAAAACCCTCCGGGACAGTTAGCCCCCGGACATCACTCGAATGGCGCTCGTTTAAGAGTCGCTGGCAGCAAAACCGGGACTGTCCCCGCACGGGGGCTGTCCCGAGTTTATTACTGCAAAGTTATTTAAACGAGGGCCATTCCGGACATCACTCAATAAAAGGAGAAAAACTCATGGATTTAGGATTGAAAGACAAGGGAGTCATTGTTATGGCCTCCAGTTCGGGACTGGGCAAGGCGGTCGCCTGCGAATTCGCCCGCGAACAGGCCAAGGTCATGTTGTTCAGCCCCTTTGAGGATCAGCTCAAAGAAGCCCAGGCCGAGATCAAGGCGGAAACCGGCAACGCCCCGGAATACTTTGTCGGGGATATCACCAAAGCCGAGGACATCAAACAGCTGGTCGCCACCACCGTGGCCAAATTCGGCGGGGTCTATGCCCTGGTCAACAACACCGGCGGTCCGCCGGCCGGCACCTTTGATGCCTTTGACGACGAAACCTGGCAGAAAGCCTATGAGCTGACCCTGCTCTCCTATGTCCGCGCGGTCCGCGAAGTGCTGCCGCACATGCGCGCCGCGGGCACGGGGCGGATTCTCTGCTCGACCTCGTCATCGATCAAGGCGGTGCTCGACAACCTGATCCTGTCCAACACCTTCCGCAGCGGCGTCGTCGGCCTGGCCAAGACCCTCTCCCAGGAACTGGGCAAGGACGGCATCCTGGTCAATGTCATCGCCCCGGGGCGGATCGGCACCGCGCGCATCGACCAGCTCGACCAGATCCGCGCCGACAAGGCGGGAATTTCGGTGGAGCAGCTGCAGCAAAACACCTTCAAGACCATTCCGCTGGGACGCTACGGCGAACCGGCCGAGTACGGCAAGCTCTCGGCGTTCCTCTGCTCCGAAGCCAACACTTACATCACCGGCCAGTCGGTCCTGGTCGACGGGGGGCTGGTCAAGGCCTTGTAAAATTCTGCTTTTGTCGGAACTGGATTATGGTGAGCAGATCGCAAAGAGCAATCATTTAGTCAGGATGGAAATTAAAAACCGAGCTGAATGCTGAAATTTTCCGTTTCAGCGTTCAGCTCGGTTTCTTTTGAGGGGGAAAGGACGGCCTCAGAGCCGCATGGTTTGGGACCAACCGGTCTGCAACCTGCAGTTACAGATAGTCGCTCCCCGCTTACAGGGTCAGCTCATACCCTTTCCGGTTCAGGTATTCGACAATCTGCAGCATCTGCTCCACGGTTTTGGCATCGGCATTCATCCCCGGATGGCGCACTTTGGTGGTGCTGAACACGCCCATCCGTTTGAGCAGGTGCTTGCGCAGGGAAATGCCGATCCCCGGCTGGAACTCCCAGCGGGTCAGGGGCAGGAAATCGTAGAACAACTCCTTGGCCGCCTCCCATTCCCCGGCCTGGGCATACTGATAAAGGCGCACCAGCAGTTCGGCATAGACGAACCCGGTCATGATTCCGACTGCGCCGAGTTGCAGTTCTTCCAGGGCATAGTTGCCACCCAGCGCCCCGAACACCTTGAGGGGCTCACCGACGCTCTGCTGCAGGGCCTGCATTTTGGCGCCGGTCGGCGGATCTTCCAGCTTGATGTACTGAACATATTCGGCACTGGCAAACATCTGCGTGATCAGCTCCACGGACATGGTGATGCCGGTCACCGCCGGGTAGTCGTGGATGATGCAGGGGATTTGTGCGGCTGCCGAGACCTGCTGGTAGTATTCCAGCAGCGGCTTGTCCTTCTGAATACCGTGGGGTCCGAGGAGCAGGGCGTCCGCCCCCAGATCACGGGCTTTGGCGGCCTGCAGCTTGGCCGGATCGGTGGCCGGAGCGCGGGTGCCGACCACCAGGTGCATCGCGGCGGGCATCCGTTTCCGGTAGAGTTTGATGATTTCGGTGCGTTCGTCGTCGGTCATTTTCGGCCCTTCGCCGAGGGCGCCCATGATGGCCAGGCCGTGGACCTTTTTTTCGGCCATGCAGTCGATCAAACGTTCGATACTGGCGTAATCGACCGCCCCGTCATCCAGAAACGGGGTCGGGACAATCGGATAGATTCCTTTGAGTTCCATGTTCAGCTCCTTAACAACCGGCGGTCCATGACCGCCGAAAAAATATCATCAGCAAGCCAGCGTCAGCAGCCCACCATTTCTGCCGTCATCCGGGCGACCAGTCGCTGCGGACAGATCACCGGCAGGTTGCAGACACTTTTGAACACCTCGACCGCAGCCGGTTTAAAGCCCATACAATCGAGCACCACCAGCTCGACGCCAGTGTCCTTGAACGCAGCGGCAGCGCGTTGCAACGCTTCCATATCGATGGGGGCTGCCACCTGCCCGACCACGCTGAAACCTTTTTCCCGCCAGTGTCGGCAAGCCGGTTCCAGCTGCCCGGTATTGGGCGAGACAATGCCGATATTTTTCCGGGCACTGAGCCCCGTGACCACTGCCGGGACCACTCGCCCCGGATAGATGACCGGCAGCGGAGAGTTGAGGTCCGGAAAATTCCCGGCGCACATCAACACAATCACTTCGGCTCCGGCCGCGGCCAGTTCAGCGGCTTTTTGTTCCAGCAGGGGAATCAGCCGAAGCATTGAGATTTCCCGCGTGCTGCCATCCGCCAGGATCACAAACAGCGGGTACTCCGGTGTTGTTTCAACCAGCGCATCGATCTGCGCGGTGCTCATGCCATCAAGCCCTCCCCCAGTCAGCAGCTCTGCCGCCGGGAGATGATGCCGATAGATCCCTTCAATATCCGGCCGTGGGGTCTGCCCCAGCACCAGAATTCCTAACTTTGCCATGCTCAATCCTTTGCTGTTGGTTATTCTGCCACGCCAACCCTGAACCCGACCAGCCCTTCCAGCGCCTTGATCAGGGCATGATGCCCCTCTTCACCCAACCCCTGGGCCTGCAGCGCCCGATAATACTGATACAGCTGGGCGGTGGTCGGAACCGGCACACCGTGATCGGCGGCAGCACTTAACACCGCGCTGAGGCTTTTCAGCTGCAGGTCGATGGTGAACCCCGGTGTCCAGTCGCGGCGGATCACTTGTGGCCCGCGATTGGAGAGCATCCAGCTGCCAGCCGCCCC
This genomic window from Pelobacter seleniigenes DSM 18267 contains:
- a CDS encoding tripartite tricarboxylate transporter permease, whose amino-acid sequence is MIYDAVLTGFMDVIHPLNLLLVVVGTMIGVFVGAMPGLSATMAIALLLPLTFPLPPASGLSMLASLYMGAMYGGSIAAILLRTPGTPAAAATVLDGYPMAQNGQAGKALGVSLTASLVGGVISSIALLTIAPILGQVALQFGPVELFAVAVLGLTIIASLSRGSTILGLLSGSMGALLAMVGMDNITGVPRFTFGNINLFGGISFVVALIGLFSIPQAIRLIEKKDDPNRKAVVNSISDKMLPTWKEFKSMIVTMVRGGFIGIFTGLIPGTGGDTACWFSYNEAKRFSKHKEKFGTGYMEGVAAAESANNAVVGGALIPTISLGIPGSSSAAVLMGGLMVHGIMPGPTLMTDYADVTYTLIWAIMLSNIAMFVVGLLMTRMSIFVTKVKDTIMAPMIIVMCVIGSFSINNNIFDVMLMFAFGLLGYAMDKLKIPAAPMVVGLILGNLLNVSLHQSLLISGGSWMVFMQSPIAATLLAIALLSILQCTPFFSWIPRLLKFRPSKQRIKDVSE
- a CDS encoding fumarylacetoacetate hydrolase family protein, with the protein product MYQVQPEGSTDTYTLGKVVCIGRNYFDHIKELDNEIPEQPVLFIKPATSIIGEGGRIEIPPGSADCHHELELAVLIGKTAKKIAEQDAMSCVAGYGIGIDLTLRDIQSNQKKKGLPWEIAKGFDTSCPLSHFVAASRIDDPHDLQMTLTVNGEVRQDGSSALMMRKIPQIISAASEYFTLLPGDIVLTGTPAGVSQIKSGDVINAKIDQIGELNVSVL
- a CDS encoding dihydroxy-acid dehydratase, whose protein sequence is MSSKRGDINNITEAYYSGLMSSCGFRRKDIDKPIIGIVNSWTDVNPGHEPLAKLAGHVREGVWANGGTPVEFNVPAPCDGMAQGIGMHYILVQRDLIAASIESMVKAHGFDGLVFLCSCDKIVPGMLMAAAHIDLPALFLTAGAMQPYKEQGQVYVTCDLKEAMGKHRVGDIDDATMERWITGMCSSSGTCSMFGTANTMGSFLESTGIAPLRSSTMLFSSSAKVWQARGVGERIVDLVKEKKNFRSYFTDDALQNGIKYISATGGSTNAILHLIAVAKALETSLPLHKFDEVQASVPVIAKFKPSSQYNINDYDEAGGVAAVLKTIQGFLNLATDMAFYGTTLKEVVDSVQGPVNREIIRDISDPLAEGGCFSIIFGNLAPLGAVVKKTGVDPKMYHHRGPAVVFNSEEDVRDFMLTKPVEPGSVLVIKYEGPKGGPGMREMSIPAAMLVGMGLHTSVAMITDGRYSGASKGPCVGHIAPEAWDNGPIAAVEDGDIIEIDLNTNSITLHVPEQEIAERLKKVIKPQREVKGSLQAYRQGVAGSEEGAAWLFR
- a CDS encoding lactate racemase domain-containing protein, which translates into the protein MNIFNTLLDPIPIPKMVRARQTYPRPVSSDPEAEFLDKLHRSGVLSRVKSGMSIAITVGSRGVSNQPLLVRALVAELKKLGASPFIIPAMGSHGGATAPGQQEMLEGMGVSAAAMGAPIRATMETVVLGEAAPGLPAQIDKFAHEADGIIIINRIKPHSSFRGPYESGLAKMITIGLGKQRGAEACHRLGFGKMAENIPLIAKKVIAEANILFGIGLLENAYHETARIEVIPTADILDREPALQEESKQLCARLAFDQLDVLIMDEIGKDISGTGFDTNIVGRYHTPFISGGPRITRVAVLDITARSHGNGNGLGIVDMTTRRAYKKFSFEKTYPNALTSTVPLSVMIPMVLENDRHAIQAAIRTSNVFDQSQVRLMRIKNTNEMDEVEISTSLMKEAADSPFIEIISEPYPLSFDTNGNLF
- a CDS encoding UxaA family hydrolase, with the translated sequence MGKLLRSLVLNPEDSVAVLLEKGSKGDKISVAGEEIELREDIDFAHKVLIKDTVKNGPVMKYGVQIGYMLADTVKGYWIHGHNMGCDRGKVRRELIK
- a CDS encoding UxaA family hydrolase, translating into MKFMGYRRADGRIGIRNHIAIIPSVFCANNVAENIARQVEGTVALRHPVGCSQVGFDLELTARTLIAMGNHPNVAAVVVIGLGCERFKPTELYEAVKKTGKPVEMLVIQEEGGSSRTIAKGVEIARRFVQQETDRPRVECDISELTIAVKCGGTDATSGLAANPVVGAMSDLLVAQGGSTILSELNELIGTEDMLAGRAITPEISAKVYAAIYGIEDKLRSGCDERYAGRNELISPGNYDGGVSNIVEKALGGVYKGGTAPVTDVLEYAIPPVPDQKGLFLMNYESHDGEVVTGMIGCGAQLVAFTSGRGTPAGFPLAPVIKLTGNSFMFEKMNENFDFNTGDVISGEATIKEKGQQLFEMVMAVANGRLTAAEKLSSYELFCVARALGNTNNAA
- a CDS encoding fumarylacetoacetate hydrolase family protein, yielding MRLATIRIKGLETAAIVQDELVTTLASINEQLGSDWPTDILALLQQDRLAPLNAWYRAGGRDQVAALSGHAIPLAEASFAPLYRTPRKIFGIGLNYVDHAADLAEKAPSTEPASFFKPDTTIIGPGDAIKIPLQSEGTTAEAELGVIFGKECVDVERADWLSVVAGFTTIIDMTAEDILRRNPRYLTLSKSFESFFSFGPQLVTPDEIEDVMQLKVATIHNGRVHAENVVANMTFPPDFLVSFHSQVMKMYPGDIISTGTPRAVHISHGDQVACRIDGFAPLECPVIDKKTLRDS
- a CDS encoding SDR family oxidoreductase, which produces MDLGLKDKGVIVMASSSGLGKAVACEFAREQAKVMLFSPFEDQLKEAQAEIKAETGNAPEYFVGDITKAEDIKQLVATTVAKFGGVYALVNNTGGPPAGTFDAFDDETWQKAYELTLLSYVRAVREVLPHMRAAGTGRILCSTSSSIKAVLDNLILSNTFRSGVVGLAKTLSQELGKDGILVNVIAPGRIGTARIDQLDQIRADKAGISVEQLQQNTFKTIPLGRYGEPAEYGKLSAFLCSEANTYITGQSVLVDGGLVKAL
- a CDS encoding dihydrodipicolinate synthase family protein, whose protein sequence is MELKGIYPIVPTPFLDDGAVDYASIERLIDCMAEKKVHGLAIMGALGEGPKMTDDERTEIIKLYRKRMPAAMHLVVGTRAPATDPAKLQAAKARDLGADALLLGPHGIQKDKPLLEYYQQVSAAAQIPCIIHDYPAVTGITMSVELITQMFASAEYVQYIKLEDPPTGAKMQALQQSVGEPLKVFGALGGNYALEELQLGAVGIMTGFVYAELLVRLYQYAQAGEWEAAKELFYDFLPLTRWEFQPGIGISLRKHLLKRMGVFSTTKVRHPGMNADAKTVEQMLQIVEYLNRKGYELTL
- a CDS encoding AroM family protein — encoded protein: MAKLGILVLGQTPRPDIEGIYRHHLPAAELLTGGGLDGMSTAQIDALVETTPEYPLFVILADGSTREISMLRLIPLLEQKAAELAAAGAEVIVLMCAGNFPDLNSPLPVIYPGRVVPAVVTGLSARKNIGIVSPNTGQLEPACRHWREKGFSVVGQVAAPIDMEALQRAAAAFKDTGVELVVLDCMGFKPAAVEVFKSVCNLPVICPQRLVARMTAEMVGC